The following proteins are encoded in a genomic region of bacterium:
- a CDS encoding DinB family protein, with protein sequence MEDGLRGMLAHLEETWDGLLKAVEGADDEAFYWTPGPEFNSVAILLRHLAGSERWWIGEAIGGVPSHRVRDAEFTHDRPRREDVLRAVAEARRITRQAIGAVTMQDLHAETTPEVTWGKPPRRPTKLWALLHYLDHLGYHRGQALLLLKLARATPREARAR encoded by the coding sequence ATGGAAGACGGTCTGCGGGGAATGCTGGCGCATCTAGAGGAGACCTGGGACGGGCTGCTCAAGGCGGTGGAAGGGGCGGACGACGAGGCGTTCTATTGGACCCCCGGTCCGGAGTTCAATTCCGTCGCGATCCTTCTCCGGCATCTCGCGGGAAGCGAGCGCTGGTGGATTGGTGAGGCGATCGGTGGGGTCCCGAGTCATCGTGTGCGCGATGCGGAGTTTACCCACGATCGGCCGCGTCGCGAAGATGTGCTGCGGGCCGTGGCGGAAGCGAGGCGGATCACGCGCCAGGCGATCGGCGCGGTGACGATGCAGGACCTGCACGCGGAGACTACCCCGGAGGTCACCTGGGGAAAGCCGCCAAGGCGGCCGACCAAGCTGTGGGCACTGCTTCACTACCTCGATCACTTGGGGTATCATCGCGGGCAGGCGCTGCTCCTCCTCAAGCTCGCGCGCGCGACCCCTCGCGAAGCACGGGCTCGCTGA